A portion of the Archocentrus centrarchus isolate MPI-CPG fArcCen1 chromosome 19, fArcCen1, whole genome shotgun sequence genome contains these proteins:
- the wdr90 gene encoding WD repeat-containing protein 90 isoform X1 produces MAYKDWQHPYVNIFKHVRVEEWKRSAKEGDVSAYTDKTLKCPVFRIRGPVPANSYILLPKNSNQSLGLTGRFFYLLFRPTPGKYFVVHLDIAAEVGQVVRVSFSNMFKEFKSTATWLQFPFLCGAAKDSVYESTAKSARHGLVGPAPASVRWTCLMLDLQHTLSFYLSRSYSHLKSIKLCANMAVKNMFTSDLLLDPGVSFSEAKLMGLTSSQGTGAIPREMSFPVPKGGSWHDLYEYIRFPSEGTKLPFDSIQKGSPQSEGQFTSNQSSLTQESRCVGLSKPVQDRVSLIQQITTPKLLSRNNTPVVASIPELGVLSTHQNDLLVSSGSHTFMSRPTSDVDDDDGVHVYMHAEDGLSKHGEESEEEVVCTPVPQPVSLSLSKEVKQQKLLPDPILRLSRIIGFGGATFKSALWTKSGDEVVYPCHAIIVSMKISSNQQRFFIGHTDKVSALAFNGNTTLLASAQTGNNSVVRVWNYHKATCLAMFRTHAHSLSSLSFSYGGGILCGVGKDGHNKTMVVVWNTLNVRKGGEVSILAKMHTDVDIHTMKVAFFDDTRLVSCGRGNIRLWRVRNGTLRSCAVNLDEYHSLDFTDVAFEEGNSADQHLDDRILYASSRSGHIFEIDYSRVVIRNVRRLLPAQLQHADRREKWTFNTGPGIAVNSISISSSFCATGSEDGFLRLWPLDFSTVFLEAEHEGPVSMALISFDSLRVLAATSTGNLGFLDVSSRGYNTLMRSHTHTVLGFSVDGIHRHLTTASSDGTVRIWNMDSLHQLYDFASEDSPCSVAFHPREQIFSCGFSSGMVRVFAISSAKLLADHNQHRGEVVGLAFSPDGEFMYSADSHGSLALYNSSEEDHSVIKVVCNMVARGTEHAPDALAVSSDSRCLAFVGPSEYIVTIADAQTLDELLHVDVSILDVESPRLDSALKVCFSPASTKHLLVATSGNKILWVSTKTGRLLRELPKVHKHHCSSLAVSDDGRFLLTAGHNAVKVWDYNMQLDINSQMFIGHSQPIHQLSFTPDQLGVVSVGDAIFLWDFLANPVDSSTDSSPLKVSYTSAPKPDVEVQLSNGMPRKTVPLPSSPPPQLHVNGIDQVGQKALGCSSGCDDTPAKAVPTTSAQETGSDLSSDPRPAVSFLKVTDLIITSPLNSSYMDASELKQKKAVRPDCYKHFIPRFKTSSLDQSVVPPQTLEEGIKLKAVIGYNGNGRGNMVWSPDQGLFAYSCGCVVVVEDLHTASQRHLQGHREEISCLAVTNDAQTIASAAGGSNSIRSLICIWDVQTGTCRNTISYHRGAVQCLAFSRDDRFFLSVGDFSEPEVALWSSKNFQMLSSARVSGPIHDAAFSPSAASQMACVGSHGAYFCSIHTQGQDADLKVQRVKAPAEVGDVELTALCYHTDNFLFTATNRGHVCAWDVNAQRCLMTWEADEGEIGVLLCRGSRLLTGSNTRCLRLWEVETVGSLKPEEKGRDVENSGTTVVLEQEIILDGATVSASFDNTMDMGIVGTTAGTLWYINWSDNSNIRLVSGHKTKVNDVAFSLDESHFATSSEDGSVRVWSTSSYELVVQFQVLNQGCDCVCWSPFSGTDSTCVAAGYSDGTVRIFRLVSTEMEMKLQPHHVAVTAIQYSANGHVILSAGKNGLVAVSSPVNGATIRVIKDHKGAMITTIQCVNEQCKNFGLEGNELWLATSADRRVSVWAADWMKDKCNLLDWLSFPAPAHFAGDSLPPSMAAFCPADHNLVVYTGYGVEKELSFYSLTKKQIIKKISLPHWATCISLSSKSQLVAVGSNERVLKLIKSTSGRFQDFLQHSDSLQTCHFSRSGTFLFSVAYNEILLWEVLGL; encoded by the exons ATGGCTTACAAAG ATTGGCAGCATCCCTATGTTAACATCTTCAAACATGTCCGAGTTGAGGAGTGGAAGAGGTCCGCCAAAGAGGGGGATGTGTCAGCGTACACG GACAAGACTCTGAAGTGTCCTGTGTTCAGGATCAGGGGCCCTGTGCCTGCCAACAGCTACATCCTACTTCCCAAAAACAGCAACCAGTCTCTGGGGCTGACAGGACGCTTCTTCTACCTGCTCTTCAGGCCGACCCCTGGCAAGTACTTCGTGGTCCACCTGGATATCGCTGCAGAG GTGGGCCAGGTGGTCCGTGTCTCCTTTTCCAACATGTTCAAGGAGTTCAAGTCCACGGCTACATGGCTTCAGTTTCCTTTCCTGTGCGGAGCTGCAAAGGATTCAGTTTATGAAAGCACTGCTAAATCTGCAAGACACG GTTTGGTGGGTCCAGCTCCTGCCTCAGTGCGCTGGACCTGCCTGATGCTGGACCTGCAGCACACGCTTTCATTCTACCTCAGCCGCTCCTACAGTCACCTGAAGAGCATCAAGTTATGTGCCAACATGGCagtgaaaaacatgtttaccaGTGACTTACTGCTAGACCCAG GAGTTTCCTTCAGTGAAGCTAAGTTAATGGGTCTGACCTCCTCTCAGGGAACAGGTGCCATACCCAGAGAGATGTCATTTCCTGTGCCCAAGGGAGGCTCCTGGCATGACCTGTATGAATACATCAG GTTTCCCTCTGAAGGAACAAAGTTACCATTTGACTCCATTCAAAAAGGCAGTCCACAGTCAGAGGGTC AGTTTACTTCCAACCAAAGCAGCCTGACACAAGAGTCTCGCTGTGTCGGCCTCAGCAAACCCGTTCAAGATCGTGTGTCCCTCATCCAGCAGATCACCACTCCAAAACTG ctaTCAAGAAACAACACCCCGGTGGTAGCCAGCATACCCGAGCTGGGTGTACTCTCCACTCACCAGAATGACCTGTTGGTGTCCTCCGGTTCTCACACCTTCATGTCCAGGCCAACTtctgatgttgatgatgatgatggagttCATGTGTATATGCATGCTGAGGATGGCCTGAGCAAACATGGAGAAGAAAGTGAAGAAGAG GTTGTGTGCACTCCTGTTCCACAGCCTGTCAGTCTGTCATTGTCCAAAGAAGTCAAACAGCAG AAGCTGCTCCCAGACCCAATTCTCAGGCTCAGTCGAATCATTGGCTTTGGAGGAGCTACTTTTAAAAGT GCCCTGTGGACCAAATCAGGTGATGAAGTTGTGTATCCGTGCCATGCAATTATTGTCTCTATGAAGATATCCTCTAACCAGCAGAGATTCTTCATCGGCCACACTGATAAG gtGTCTGCGCTGGCTTTTAATGGCAACACAACACTCTTGGCCTCAGCACAAACTGGCAACAACAGTGTAGTTCGAGTATGGAACTACCACAAAGCAACCTGTCTGGCCATGTTCAGGACTCACGCCCATTCGTTATCCTCTCTTAG CTTCTCATATGGCGGTGGTATTCTCTGTGGAGTGGGTAAAGATGGCCACAATAAAACA atggtggtggtgtggaACACGCTGAATGTTAGGAAAGGTGGAGAGGTGTCCATCTTGGCCAAAATGCACACAGATGTGGACATTCACACCATGAAGGTTGCCTTCTTTGATGATACAAG GCTGGTGTCGTGTGGTCGGGGAAATATTCGTCTGTGGAGAGTGCGGAATGGGACACTGCGTTCCTGCGCAGTCAACCTGGATGAATACCACTCACTGGACTTTACAGATGTTGCCTTTGAAGAGGGAAACTCTGCTGACCAGCATCTTGATGATCGAATACT ATATGCCAGCAGTCGGAGTGGCCATATCTTTGAAATTGACTACAGCAGAGTTGTGATTAGAAATGTGAGGAGGCTGTTACCTGCACAGTTGCAGCATGCTGACCGCAGAGAGAAATGGACTTTTAACACAG GTCCAGGCATCGCTGTCAACAGCATCAGTATATCCTCATCATTCTGTGCCACAGGCTCTGAAGATGGCTTCCTGCGGCTCTGGCCCCTCGATTTTTCTACGGTCTTCCTGGAGGCTG agcATGAGGGGCCTGTGAGCATGGCACTAATCTCATTTGACAGTCTTCGGGTCTTGGCAGCCACCTCTACTGGTAATCTGGGTTTTCTTGATGTGAGCAGCCGTGGTTACAACACACTGATGAGatctcatacacacactgtgCTCGGCTTCAGTGTGGACGGCATTCATCGGCATCTCACAACAGCCTCTTCTGATGGCACAGTGCGAATTTGGAATATGGATTCCCTCCATCAG CTGTATGATTTTGCGTCTGAGGACAGCCCCTGCTCTGTAGCCTTCCATCCGAGGGAGCAGATCTTCTCCTGTGGTTTCAGCTCTGGCATGGTCAGAGTCTTTGCCATATCCAGTGCCAAGTTGCTAGCTGATCATAA CCAGCACAGAGGTGAGGTTGTGGGTCTTGCCTTCTCTCCAGATGGGGAGTTCATGTACAGCGCTGACTCACACGGTTCTCTGGCACTTTATAACTCCTCTGAGGAAGATCACAGTGTGATCAAagttgtgt GTAATATGGTGGCTCGAGGCACTGAGCACGCTCCAGACGCACTCGCAGTAAGCAGCGACAGTCGCTGCCTGGCTTTTGTTGGTCCCTCGGAGTACATTGTCACCATTGCTGATGCACAGACTCTTGATGAG CTGCTACATGTAGATGTGAGCATTTTGGATGTAGAGAGCCCCCGTCTGGATTCTGCCCTGAAGGTGTGCTTCTCTCCGGCCTCCACCAAACACTTGTTGGTCGCCACATCTGGCAACAAGATACTCTGGGTTTCCACCAAGACAGGCCGTCTGCTCCGAGAG CTGCCTAAGGTGCATAAACACCACTGCTCGTCCCTGGCTGTGAGTGACGATGGTCGATTCCTGCTGACAGCTGGACACAATGCTGTGAAAGTGTGGGATTATAACATGCAGCTTGATATTAACTCACAG ATGTTCATAGGCCACAGTCAGCCTATTCACCAGCTTAGCTTCACGCCTGACCAACTGGGTGTGGTCTCAGTCGGAGACGCCATATTTCTTTGGGACTTCCTGGCAAATCCTGTTGACTCTTCAACTGACAG CTCACCTCTCAAAGTTAGCTACACTTCAGCTCCAAAGCCAG ATGTGGAAGTACAGCTGTCCAACGGTATGCCTCGAAAGACTGTGCCGCTGCCCTCTTCACCACCACCGCAACTGCACGTCAACGGCATTGACCAAGTTGGCCAAAAAG CTTTGGGGTGCTCCTCTGGTTGTGATGACACCCCAGCAAAGGCTGTCCCAACCACTTCAGCACAAGAGACTGGTTCAGATCTTTCCTCTGATCCCAGACCTGCTGTCTCCTTCCTCAAAGTCACAGACCTGATCATCACATCTCCCCTGAATAGCAGTTACATGGACGCTT CTGAGTTGAAACAGAAGAAGGCAGTTCGCCCAGATTGTTACAAGCACTTTATCCCACGTTTCAAGACCTCATCTCTTGATCAG TCTGTTGTACCTCCACAAACACTTGAAGAGGGCATAAAGCTCAAAGCAGTGATTGGCTACAATGGCAATGGGCGTGGCAACATGGTGTGGAGCCCTGACCAAG GTTTATTTGCGTACTCCTGCGgctgtgtggtggtggtggaggatcTCCATACAGCGAGTCAGAGACACTTGCAGGGCCACAGAGAGGAGATCTCTTGCCTTGCGGTTACAAATGATGCACAG ACTATAGCATCAGCGGCTGGTGGCAGTAACTCCATTAGGAGCCTTATCTGCATTTGGGACGTCCAGACTGGAACTTGTCGTAACACTATCTCCTACCACAGGGGAGCTGTCCAGTGCCTTGCTTTTTCCAGGGATGAccgtttctttctctctgttg GAGACTTTTCTGAGCCAGAGGTGGCACTGTGGAGCAGTAAGAACTTCCAGATGTTGTCGAGTGCAAGAGTTTCAGGACCAATCCACGATGCCGCCTTCAGCCCATCGGCAGCCAGTCAAATGGCTTGTGTGGGCAGCCACGGGGCATACTTCTGCTCCATCCACACACAGGGCCAGGATGCAGACCTCAAG GTCCAGAGAGTGAAAGCACCAGCAGAGGTGGGTGACGTGGAGCTGACGGCTCTGTGCTACCACACGGACAACTTTCTATTCACCGCCACAAACCGAGGACATGTTTGTGCCTGGGATGTCAACGCACAGCGCTGCttaatgacctgggaagccgaTGAGGGAGAGATTG GTGTATTGCTGTGTCGAGGGAGCCGTCTCCTCACAGGCAGCAACACCCGCTGCCTGCGACTGTGGGAGGTAGAGACTGTTGGGAGCTTGAAGCCTGAGGAAAAGGGCAGAGATGTGGAAAACAG TGGAACAACAGTGGTGTTGGAGCAAGAGATAATTCTGGATGGGGCAACAGTGAGTGCATCATTCGATAACACAATGGACATGGGTATCGTTGGAACCACAGCAGGAACCCTCTGGTACATCAACTGGTCAGATAACAGTAACATCCGACTGGTCAGCGGCCACAAAACTAAG GTCAATGACGTAGCCTTCAGCTTGGACGAGAGCCACTTCGCCACCAGCAGCGAGGACGGCAGCGTGAGGGTGTGGTCAACCTCGAGCTACGAACTGGTGGTGCAGTTCCAGGTGCTCAACCAG GGTTGTGACTGTGTGTGCTGGAGCCCTTTTTCCGGTACAGACAGCACATGTGTGGCTGCGGGATACAGTGATGGGACTGTAAGGATCTTTCGGCTTGTCTCGACGGAGATGGAGATGAAGCTGCAACCCCATCATGTGGCTGTCACTGCCATCCAGTACTCTGCTAATG GTCATGTGATCCTTTCAGCAGGGAAGAATGGTCTGGTAGCAGTCAGCAGCCCGGTAAATGGAGCAACTATTCGAGTTATTAAGGACCACAAAGGAGCGATGATTACCACAATCCAGTGTGTGAATGAGCAG TGTAAGAATTTTGGACTGGAAGGAAATGAACTGTGGTTGGCCACCAGTGCTGACAGGCGCGTCAGTGTGTGGGCTGCCGACTGGATGAAGGACAAGTGTAATCTGCTAGACTGGCTGTCATTTCCTGCACCGGCCCATTTTGCG GGTGACAGCCTGCCACCCAGCATGGCTGCCTTCTGCCCagcagatcacaacctggtggTCTACACCGGCTACGGTGTAGAGAAAGAGCTGTCTTTTTATAGCCTCACTAAAAAACAG atCATCAAAAAGATTTCCCTCCCCCACTGGGCCACATGCATTAGCCTCTCTTCTAAGAGTCAGCTTGTAGCTGTAGGATCAAATG AGCGAGTGCTGAAGTTGATCAAGTCAACCAGTGGCAGGTTTCAGGACTTCTTGCAGCACAGCGACTCACTGCAGACGTGTCACTTCTCTCGCTCTGGGacatttcttttctctgttgctTATAATGAGATCTTGCTGTGGGAAGTGCTGGGCCTCTGA
- the wdr90 gene encoding WD repeat-containing protein 90 isoform X2 — protein sequence MAYKDWQHPYVNIFKHVRVEEWKRSAKEGDVSAYTDKTLKCPVFRIRGPVPANSYILLPKNSNQSLGLTGRFFYLLFRPTPGKYFVVHLDIAAEVGQVVRVSFSNMFKEFKSTATWLQFPFLCGAAKDSVYESTAKSARHGLVGPAPASVRWTCLMLDLQHTLSFYLSRSYSHLKSIKLCANMAVKNMFTSDLLLDPGVSFSEAKLMGLTSSQGTGAIPREMSFPVPKGGSWHDLYEYIRFPSEGTKLPFDSIQKGSPQSEGQFTSNQSSLTQESRCVGLSKPVQDRVSLIQQITTPKLLSRNNTPVVASIPELGVLSTHQNDLLVSSGSHTFMSRPTSDVDDDDGVHVYMHAEDGLSKHGEESEEEVVCTPVPQPVSLSLSKEVKQQKLLPDPILRLSRIIGFGGATFKSALWTKSGDEVVYPCHAIIVSMKISSNQQRFFIGHTDKVSALAFNGNTTLLASAQTGNNSVVRVWNYHKATCLAMFRTHAHSLSSLSFSYGGGILCGVGKDGHNKTMVVVWNTLNVRKGGEVSILAKMHTDVDIHTMKVAFFDDTRLVSCGRGNIRLWRVRNGTLRSCAVNLDEYHSLDFTDVAFEEGNSADQHLDDRILYASSRSGHIFEIDYSRVVIRNVRRLLPAQLQHADRREKWTFNTGPGIAVNSISISSSFCATGSEDGFLRLWPLDFSTVFLEAEHEGPVSMALISFDSLRVLAATSTGNLGFLDVSSRGYNTLMRSHTHTVLGFSVDGIHRHLTTASSDGTVRIWNMDSLHQLYDFASEDSPCSVAFHPREQIFSCGFSSGMVRVFAISSAKLLADHNQHRGEVVGLAFSPDGEFMYSADSHGSLALYNSSEEDHSVIKVVCNMVARGTEHAPDALAVSSDSRCLAFVGPSEYIVTIADAQTLDELLHVDVSILDVESPRLDSALKVCFSPASTKHLLVATSGNKILWVSTKTGRLLRELPKVHKHHCSSLAVSDDGRFLLTAGHNAVKVWDYNMQLDINSQMFIGHSQPIHQLSFTPDQLGVVSVGDAIFLWDFLANPVDSSTDSSPLKVSYTSAPKPDVEVQLSNGMPRKTVPLPSSPPPQLHVNGIDQVGQKALGCSSGCDDTPAKAVPTTSAQETGSDLSSDPRPAVSFLKVTDLIITSPLNSSYMDASELKQKKAVRPDCYKHFIPRFKTSSLDQSVVPPQTLEEGIKLKAVIGYNGNGRGNMVWSPDQGLFAYSCGCVVVVEDLHTASQRHLQGHREEISCLAVTNDAQTIASAAGGSNSIRSLICIWDVQTGTCRNTISYHRGAVQCLAFSRDDRFFLSVGDFSEPEVALWSSKNFQMLSSARVSGPIHDAAFSPSAASQMACVGSHGAYFCSIHTQGQDADLKVQRVKAPAEVGDVELTALCYHTDNFLFTATNRGHVCAWDVNAQRCLMTWEADEGEIGVLLCRGSRLLTGSNTRCLRLWEVETVGSLKPEEKGRDVENSGTTVVLEQEIILDGATVSASFDNTMDMGIVGTTAGTLWYINWSDNSNIRLVSGHKTKVNDVAFSLDESHFATSSEDGSVRVWSTSSYELVVQFQVLNQGCDCVCWSPFSGTDSTCVAAGYSDGTVRIFRLVSTEMEMKLQPHHVAVTAIQYSANGHVILSAGKNGLVAVSSPCKNFGLEGNELWLATSADRRVSVWAADWMKDKCNLLDWLSFPAPAHFAGDSLPPSMAAFCPADHNLVVYTGYGVEKELSFYSLTKKQIIKKISLPHWATCISLSSKSQLVAVGSNERVLKLIKSTSGRFQDFLQHSDSLQTCHFSRSGTFLFSVAYNEILLWEVLGL from the exons ATGGCTTACAAAG ATTGGCAGCATCCCTATGTTAACATCTTCAAACATGTCCGAGTTGAGGAGTGGAAGAGGTCCGCCAAAGAGGGGGATGTGTCAGCGTACACG GACAAGACTCTGAAGTGTCCTGTGTTCAGGATCAGGGGCCCTGTGCCTGCCAACAGCTACATCCTACTTCCCAAAAACAGCAACCAGTCTCTGGGGCTGACAGGACGCTTCTTCTACCTGCTCTTCAGGCCGACCCCTGGCAAGTACTTCGTGGTCCACCTGGATATCGCTGCAGAG GTGGGCCAGGTGGTCCGTGTCTCCTTTTCCAACATGTTCAAGGAGTTCAAGTCCACGGCTACATGGCTTCAGTTTCCTTTCCTGTGCGGAGCTGCAAAGGATTCAGTTTATGAAAGCACTGCTAAATCTGCAAGACACG GTTTGGTGGGTCCAGCTCCTGCCTCAGTGCGCTGGACCTGCCTGATGCTGGACCTGCAGCACACGCTTTCATTCTACCTCAGCCGCTCCTACAGTCACCTGAAGAGCATCAAGTTATGTGCCAACATGGCagtgaaaaacatgtttaccaGTGACTTACTGCTAGACCCAG GAGTTTCCTTCAGTGAAGCTAAGTTAATGGGTCTGACCTCCTCTCAGGGAACAGGTGCCATACCCAGAGAGATGTCATTTCCTGTGCCCAAGGGAGGCTCCTGGCATGACCTGTATGAATACATCAG GTTTCCCTCTGAAGGAACAAAGTTACCATTTGACTCCATTCAAAAAGGCAGTCCACAGTCAGAGGGTC AGTTTACTTCCAACCAAAGCAGCCTGACACAAGAGTCTCGCTGTGTCGGCCTCAGCAAACCCGTTCAAGATCGTGTGTCCCTCATCCAGCAGATCACCACTCCAAAACTG ctaTCAAGAAACAACACCCCGGTGGTAGCCAGCATACCCGAGCTGGGTGTACTCTCCACTCACCAGAATGACCTGTTGGTGTCCTCCGGTTCTCACACCTTCATGTCCAGGCCAACTtctgatgttgatgatgatgatggagttCATGTGTATATGCATGCTGAGGATGGCCTGAGCAAACATGGAGAAGAAAGTGAAGAAGAG GTTGTGTGCACTCCTGTTCCACAGCCTGTCAGTCTGTCATTGTCCAAAGAAGTCAAACAGCAG AAGCTGCTCCCAGACCCAATTCTCAGGCTCAGTCGAATCATTGGCTTTGGAGGAGCTACTTTTAAAAGT GCCCTGTGGACCAAATCAGGTGATGAAGTTGTGTATCCGTGCCATGCAATTATTGTCTCTATGAAGATATCCTCTAACCAGCAGAGATTCTTCATCGGCCACACTGATAAG gtGTCTGCGCTGGCTTTTAATGGCAACACAACACTCTTGGCCTCAGCACAAACTGGCAACAACAGTGTAGTTCGAGTATGGAACTACCACAAAGCAACCTGTCTGGCCATGTTCAGGACTCACGCCCATTCGTTATCCTCTCTTAG CTTCTCATATGGCGGTGGTATTCTCTGTGGAGTGGGTAAAGATGGCCACAATAAAACA atggtggtggtgtggaACACGCTGAATGTTAGGAAAGGTGGAGAGGTGTCCATCTTGGCCAAAATGCACACAGATGTGGACATTCACACCATGAAGGTTGCCTTCTTTGATGATACAAG GCTGGTGTCGTGTGGTCGGGGAAATATTCGTCTGTGGAGAGTGCGGAATGGGACACTGCGTTCCTGCGCAGTCAACCTGGATGAATACCACTCACTGGACTTTACAGATGTTGCCTTTGAAGAGGGAAACTCTGCTGACCAGCATCTTGATGATCGAATACT ATATGCCAGCAGTCGGAGTGGCCATATCTTTGAAATTGACTACAGCAGAGTTGTGATTAGAAATGTGAGGAGGCTGTTACCTGCACAGTTGCAGCATGCTGACCGCAGAGAGAAATGGACTTTTAACACAG GTCCAGGCATCGCTGTCAACAGCATCAGTATATCCTCATCATTCTGTGCCACAGGCTCTGAAGATGGCTTCCTGCGGCTCTGGCCCCTCGATTTTTCTACGGTCTTCCTGGAGGCTG agcATGAGGGGCCTGTGAGCATGGCACTAATCTCATTTGACAGTCTTCGGGTCTTGGCAGCCACCTCTACTGGTAATCTGGGTTTTCTTGATGTGAGCAGCCGTGGTTACAACACACTGATGAGatctcatacacacactgtgCTCGGCTTCAGTGTGGACGGCATTCATCGGCATCTCACAACAGCCTCTTCTGATGGCACAGTGCGAATTTGGAATATGGATTCCCTCCATCAG CTGTATGATTTTGCGTCTGAGGACAGCCCCTGCTCTGTAGCCTTCCATCCGAGGGAGCAGATCTTCTCCTGTGGTTTCAGCTCTGGCATGGTCAGAGTCTTTGCCATATCCAGTGCCAAGTTGCTAGCTGATCATAA CCAGCACAGAGGTGAGGTTGTGGGTCTTGCCTTCTCTCCAGATGGGGAGTTCATGTACAGCGCTGACTCACACGGTTCTCTGGCACTTTATAACTCCTCTGAGGAAGATCACAGTGTGATCAAagttgtgt GTAATATGGTGGCTCGAGGCACTGAGCACGCTCCAGACGCACTCGCAGTAAGCAGCGACAGTCGCTGCCTGGCTTTTGTTGGTCCCTCGGAGTACATTGTCACCATTGCTGATGCACAGACTCTTGATGAG CTGCTACATGTAGATGTGAGCATTTTGGATGTAGAGAGCCCCCGTCTGGATTCTGCCCTGAAGGTGTGCTTCTCTCCGGCCTCCACCAAACACTTGTTGGTCGCCACATCTGGCAACAAGATACTCTGGGTTTCCACCAAGACAGGCCGTCTGCTCCGAGAG CTGCCTAAGGTGCATAAACACCACTGCTCGTCCCTGGCTGTGAGTGACGATGGTCGATTCCTGCTGACAGCTGGACACAATGCTGTGAAAGTGTGGGATTATAACATGCAGCTTGATATTAACTCACAG ATGTTCATAGGCCACAGTCAGCCTATTCACCAGCTTAGCTTCACGCCTGACCAACTGGGTGTGGTCTCAGTCGGAGACGCCATATTTCTTTGGGACTTCCTGGCAAATCCTGTTGACTCTTCAACTGACAG CTCACCTCTCAAAGTTAGCTACACTTCAGCTCCAAAGCCAG ATGTGGAAGTACAGCTGTCCAACGGTATGCCTCGAAAGACTGTGCCGCTGCCCTCTTCACCACCACCGCAACTGCACGTCAACGGCATTGACCAAGTTGGCCAAAAAG CTTTGGGGTGCTCCTCTGGTTGTGATGACACCCCAGCAAAGGCTGTCCCAACCACTTCAGCACAAGAGACTGGTTCAGATCTTTCCTCTGATCCCAGACCTGCTGTCTCCTTCCTCAAAGTCACAGACCTGATCATCACATCTCCCCTGAATAGCAGTTACATGGACGCTT CTGAGTTGAAACAGAAGAAGGCAGTTCGCCCAGATTGTTACAAGCACTTTATCCCACGTTTCAAGACCTCATCTCTTGATCAG TCTGTTGTACCTCCACAAACACTTGAAGAGGGCATAAAGCTCAAAGCAGTGATTGGCTACAATGGCAATGGGCGTGGCAACATGGTGTGGAGCCCTGACCAAG GTTTATTTGCGTACTCCTGCGgctgtgtggtggtggtggaggatcTCCATACAGCGAGTCAGAGACACTTGCAGGGCCACAGAGAGGAGATCTCTTGCCTTGCGGTTACAAATGATGCACAG ACTATAGCATCAGCGGCTGGTGGCAGTAACTCCATTAGGAGCCTTATCTGCATTTGGGACGTCCAGACTGGAACTTGTCGTAACACTATCTCCTACCACAGGGGAGCTGTCCAGTGCCTTGCTTTTTCCAGGGATGAccgtttctttctctctgttg GAGACTTTTCTGAGCCAGAGGTGGCACTGTGGAGCAGTAAGAACTTCCAGATGTTGTCGAGTGCAAGAGTTTCAGGACCAATCCACGATGCCGCCTTCAGCCCATCGGCAGCCAGTCAAATGGCTTGTGTGGGCAGCCACGGGGCATACTTCTGCTCCATCCACACACAGGGCCAGGATGCAGACCTCAAG GTCCAGAGAGTGAAAGCACCAGCAGAGGTGGGTGACGTGGAGCTGACGGCTCTGTGCTACCACACGGACAACTTTCTATTCACCGCCACAAACCGAGGACATGTTTGTGCCTGGGATGTCAACGCACAGCGCTGCttaatgacctgggaagccgaTGAGGGAGAGATTG GTGTATTGCTGTGTCGAGGGAGCCGTCTCCTCACAGGCAGCAACACCCGCTGCCTGCGACTGTGGGAGGTAGAGACTGTTGGGAGCTTGAAGCCTGAGGAAAAGGGCAGAGATGTGGAAAACAG TGGAACAACAGTGGTGTTGGAGCAAGAGATAATTCTGGATGGGGCAACAGTGAGTGCATCATTCGATAACACAATGGACATGGGTATCGTTGGAACCACAGCAGGAACCCTCTGGTACATCAACTGGTCAGATAACAGTAACATCCGACTGGTCAGCGGCCACAAAACTAAG GTCAATGACGTAGCCTTCAGCTTGGACGAGAGCCACTTCGCCACCAGCAGCGAGGACGGCAGCGTGAGGGTGTGGTCAACCTCGAGCTACGAACTGGTGGTGCAGTTCCAGGTGCTCAACCAG GGTTGTGACTGTGTGTGCTGGAGCCCTTTTTCCGGTACAGACAGCACATGTGTGGCTGCGGGATACAGTGATGGGACTGTAAGGATCTTTCGGCTTGTCTCGACGGAGATGGAGATGAAGCTGCAACCCCATCATGTGGCTGTCACTGCCATCCAGTACTCTGCTAATG GTCATGTGATCCTTTCAGCAGGGAAGAATGGTCTGGTAGCAGTCAGCAGCCCG TGTAAGAATTTTGGACTGGAAGGAAATGAACTGTGGTTGGCCACCAGTGCTGACAGGCGCGTCAGTGTGTGGGCTGCCGACTGGATGAAGGACAAGTGTAATCTGCTAGACTGGCTGTCATTTCCTGCACCGGCCCATTTTGCG GGTGACAGCCTGCCACCCAGCATGGCTGCCTTCTGCCCagcagatcacaacctggtggTCTACACCGGCTACGGTGTAGAGAAAGAGCTGTCTTTTTATAGCCTCACTAAAAAACAG atCATCAAAAAGATTTCCCTCCCCCACTGGGCCACATGCATTAGCCTCTCTTCTAAGAGTCAGCTTGTAGCTGTAGGATCAAATG AGCGAGTGCTGAAGTTGATCAAGTCAACCAGTGGCAGGTTTCAGGACTTCTTGCAGCACAGCGACTCACTGCAGACGTGTCACTTCTCTCGCTCTGGGacatttcttttctctgttgctTATAATGAGATCTTGCTGTGGGAAGTGCTGGGCCTCTGA